In Candidatus Sericytochromatia bacterium, one DNA window encodes the following:
- the folD gene encoding bifunctional methylenetetrahydrofolate dehydrogenase/methenyltetrahydrofolate cyclohydrolase FolD: MLNGTARCLDGKRLAGEWRARIKARIDGLAPGLRVPCLAVVQVGEDPASQVYVRNKRRACREVGIHSIGIELDASTKLADLTAHLQALNDDPGVDGILLQLPLPPGIDDVTRVGLILPEKDVDGFHPLNVGRLVLGHPGLPACTPAGIMALLQHHQIALAGKRAVVLGRSAIVGKPLASLLLNADATVTVAHSRTSSLESLTREAEILLVAVGRPGFVTPEMVRPGVVVVDVGIHRGADGSLVGDVSPEVADVASWITPVPGGVGPMTIAALLENTWQAFAARFGIS, from the coding sequence GTGCTCAATGGGACGGCTCGCTGCTTGGATGGCAAACGCCTGGCCGGAGAGTGGCGGGCGCGGATCAAAGCGCGCATCGATGGCTTGGCACCGGGGCTTCGGGTGCCCTGCTTGGCAGTGGTCCAGGTGGGAGAGGACCCCGCCTCCCAGGTCTATGTCCGCAACAAACGCCGTGCCTGTCGCGAGGTCGGAATTCATTCGATTGGCATCGAGCTCGATGCCTCCACCAAGCTGGCTGATTTGACTGCGCATTTGCAGGCTTTGAATGACGATCCAGGGGTGGATGGTATCCTGCTGCAACTTCCACTGCCCCCCGGGATCGATGACGTCACACGGGTCGGCTTGATTCTTCCTGAGAAGGACGTGGATGGGTTTCATCCCTTGAATGTGGGGAGACTGGTCCTGGGGCATCCTGGTTTGCCCGCTTGCACACCGGCGGGGATCATGGCATTGCTCCAACACCATCAGATTGCTTTGGCTGGCAAACGGGCTGTCGTGCTGGGGCGTAGCGCCATTGTCGGCAAGCCCCTGGCCAGTTTGCTCTTGAATGCAGATGCCACCGTCACGGTGGCGCATTCGCGCACCTCCTCGCTTGAATCGCTCACCCGCGAAGCGGAGATTCTTCTTGTGGCCGTTGGAAGGCCAGGATTCGTCACCCCGGAGATGGTTCGCCCAGGGGTGGTGGTGGTGGATGTCGGGATCCATCGCGGTGCGGATGGGTCACTGGTGGGTGACGTATCGCCTGAGGTGGCTGACGTGGCCTCCTGGATCACCCCGGTTCCCGGCGGAGTGGGGCCGATGACGATCGCCGCGTTGCTGGAAAATACCTGGCAAGCGTTTGCGGCTCGTTTTGGAATCTCGTGA
- a CDS encoding peptidoglycan-binding domain-containing protein produces the protein MKPSLTEQAAPAAPESPQVATAAAPIAEAPAAAQAGRPIITIAMFQQRLSEHGFYGGMMDGDYGPYTKFAVARFQASNGLPADGEPTPATLEALGLA, from the coding sequence GTGAAGCCGTCCCTAACAGAGCAAGCCGCGCCGGCAGCGCCGGAGAGCCCGCAGGTAGCGACCGCCGCTGCCCCGATCGCTGAGGCGCCGGCGGCTGCCCAGGCGGGCCGCCCGATCATCACCATCGCGATGTTTCAGCAACGTCTCTCGGAACACGGGTTCTACGGCGGGATGATGGACGGCGACTACGGCCCCTACACGAAGTTCGCCGTGGCTCGTTTTCAGGCGTCCAACGGCTTGCCGGCGGACGGTGAGCCCACCCCAGCCACCCTGGAGGCACTCGGGCTGGCCTGA
- the fsa gene encoding fructose-6-phosphate aldolase: MKFFLDTANVEEIRKAVAWGQVDGVTTNPTLVAKEGRDFKQVVLEICSITTGPVSAEVIGLDFDSMIREAREYAQWAPNVVVKIPMTEAGMQAVSVCAKEGIKTNVTLVFSANQALLAARAGATYVSPFVGRLDDLGQEGMTLIEEILDIYSNYGYETQVLVASVRHPVHVTQAARLGAHVATMPFKVLQQMFKHPLTDSGIERFLADWAALSV; encoded by the coding sequence GTGAAGTTTTTTTTGGATACCGCCAACGTTGAAGAGATTCGCAAGGCTGTGGCCTGGGGCCAGGTGGATGGCGTCACGACCAATCCCACCCTGGTCGCAAAAGAAGGACGGGACTTCAAGCAAGTGGTGTTGGAAATCTGCTCCATCACCACGGGCCCCGTCAGCGCAGAGGTGATCGGTCTGGATTTCGATTCGATGATTCGCGAGGCGCGCGAATACGCCCAATGGGCACCGAATGTGGTCGTCAAGATTCCCATGACTGAGGCTGGGATGCAGGCGGTGAGCGTGTGCGCCAAGGAAGGCATCAAGACCAACGTGACCCTGGTCTTCTCGGCCAATCAAGCCTTGCTGGCGGCGCGCGCCGGCGCGACCTACGTGAGTCCGTTCGTGGGGCGGCTCGATGACCTCGGGCAAGAGGGAATGACGCTCATCGAGGAGATTCTCGATATCTATTCCAACTATGGATATGAAACGCAGGTGCTCGTTGCGAGCGTGAGGCACCCCGTTCACGTGACGCAGGCGGCCCGCCTCGGAGCACACGTGGCGACCATGCCGTTCAAGGTGCTCCAGCAAATGTTCAAACATCCTCTAACCGATTCAGGCATTGAGCGCTTTTTGGCTGATTGGGCGGCGCTTTCGGTGTGA
- a CDS encoding LysM peptidoglycan-binding domain-containing M23 family metallopeptidase — MRVRAARQGYREALATSQGSPRGLAVVASLLLAASLGVAFGGSLPQFSSPDRKPTVPASTLIASQNLQAKLPLIEASVRGSGSPLEYGRRATNLVYVVRSGDDFTAVATRFGLRARTVRLVNRLPAGARLLPGQRLIITPTDGAYHRAEAGETGVELAERYRVSLSDLQAQNPGLSDGRLNPNQPVFIPGATEIRLRPKPVAPLRGYRTGGGLAKRLSVSRSLVGAFGSRVGALAWPASGQMSSPFGIRGYAFHPGIDICNAVGTPIHAAKEGVVVSAGWMGAYGYAVDVDHGGGVVTRYGHCSRVVVSAGEHIAAGQMVARMGSTGRSTGPHLHFEVRIHGRAVNPASFF; from the coding sequence GTGCGCGTTCGTGCCGCCCGTCAGGGCTATCGTGAGGCGCTGGCAACCTCGCAAGGGTCTCCACGTGGCCTTGCCGTGGTGGCTTCACTGCTCCTGGCCGCCTCGCTGGGCGTGGCCTTTGGTGGCTCGCTGCCCCAGTTCTCGTCTCCAGACCGGAAGCCTACCGTTCCGGCCAGCACCTTGATTGCATCTCAGAACCTGCAGGCCAAACTCCCTTTGATTGAAGCCAGTGTGCGCGGCTCCGGTAGCCCACTGGAGTACGGCCGTCGGGCAACCAATCTGGTCTACGTCGTTCGGAGTGGGGACGACTTCACCGCCGTGGCGACTCGGTTCGGTCTGCGCGCCCGGACGGTTCGCCTGGTCAATCGTCTTCCCGCCGGGGCACGTCTGCTGCCCGGGCAACGTCTCATCATCACGCCGACGGATGGGGCGTATCATCGGGCCGAAGCAGGGGAGACAGGGGTTGAACTGGCCGAGCGCTACCGCGTCAGCCTGTCCGATTTGCAGGCGCAAAACCCGGGGCTGTCGGATGGGCGCCTCAATCCGAACCAGCCGGTTTTTATTCCGGGAGCGACCGAGATTCGCCTTCGCCCGAAACCTGTAGCGCCCCTTCGCGGCTATCGCACGGGTGGTGGTCTTGCCAAGCGCTTGAGTGTGTCACGGAGTTTGGTCGGCGCATTCGGTAGCCGGGTCGGGGCATTGGCCTGGCCTGCCAGCGGTCAGATGTCCTCCCCATTTGGCATTCGTGGCTATGCCTTTCATCCAGGCATTGACATCTGTAATGCCGTGGGGACCCCCATCCACGCTGCCAAAGAAGGCGTGGTGGTCTCCGCCGGCTGGATGGGGGCTTATGGCTACGCCGTCGACGTGGACCATGGGGGCGGCGTGGTGACGCGCTACGGGCACTGCTCTCGGGTTGTGGTATCGGCTGGGGAGCACATCGCTGCCGGTCAAATGGTGGCTCGGATGGGCAGCACGGGACGCTCCACGGGGCCGCATCTCCACTTCGAGGTTCGCATCCACGGACGCGCCGTGAACCCGGCCAGCTTTTTCTAA
- a CDS encoding cobalamin B12-binding domain-containing protein yields the protein MSRPLRILIGKPGLDGHDRGAKVVARALRDAGMEVIYTGLHQRPEDIVRAAIQEDVDAVGLSLLSGAHMTLVPEICKGLRAEGAADMLVFCGGIIPQEDIEALRDVGVHHVFGPGTPTDDIVSAIRSAILQDNSTRA from the coding sequence ATGTCTCGTCCCCTGCGAATTTTGATCGGAAAACCCGGCCTGGATGGTCACGATCGCGGCGCCAAGGTGGTCGCGCGTGCCCTGAGAGACGCCGGCATGGAGGTGATTTACACGGGTTTACACCAAAGACCCGAGGACATCGTGCGGGCGGCCATTCAAGAAGATGTCGACGCCGTGGGTCTGAGCCTCCTATCGGGCGCTCATATGACCCTGGTTCCGGAGATTTGCAAAGGACTTCGCGCGGAAGGCGCTGCCGATATGCTGGTGTTCTGCGGTGGCATCATTCCTCAGGAAGACATCGAGGCCCTCCGAGACGTGGGAGTCCACCACGTGTTCGGTCCCGGAACGCCGACGGACGACATCGTCAGCGCGATCAGGAGTGCCATTCTTCAAGATAATTCGACCCGGGCGTAA